In the genome of Nocardioides sp. NBC_00368, the window ACACCTCACCGGCGGGATGCCCCATCAGCACCACGTGGCTGCGGCGGTCCGAGCCGGGCTTGAGCAGCACCGGGTTCATCGCCGGTTCCGGGGTGACCCGTGCCGCCAGCGCCTGGACCCACTGCGCCCGGCCGATCTCGGCGGTCGTCCCGCCGGTTCCGGTGGTCGAGCCTTCACCGGTGGTCGAGCTTGTCGAGACCACCATCGAGTTGTTGGACATGTTCTGCGCCTTGTAGGGCGCCACCTTCACACCGCGGCGGGCGAACGCCCGGCACAGCCCGGTCGTCACGACCGACTTGCCGGCGTCCGAGGTGGTCCCGGCGACCAGCAGCCCGCTCATCGGGTCGTCCGCGGAGCCCGCAGGAGGTAGATGTCCATCACCCAGCCGGACGTGTCCCGCAGCCGGGCGCGCGCCTCCTCGATCGCCGGAAGGACCTCGCCGACGGTGCCGGCGACGAGTTCCTCCTCGCGCGTGCCGAGGTTGCCGCCCCACCAGATCCGCCAGTCCTCGAGCCCAGGAAGCTCGACGACGCGGTTGAGCATCACCACGAGGTTGTCGTGCCCGGCCTCGACGGCCTCGAGCACCGCGCGGCCGGTGGTGACGTAGAGCGGTCGCCCGACGTCGTGGAGCACCAGCCGGTGACGGGCGGCGAGCAGCTGCACCGAGGAGATCCCGGGGATGACGTCGACCTCGACGTCGAGCTGTTCGGCGATCTGGTCGACGACGCGGATCGTGGAGTCGTAGAAGGCCGGGTCGCCCCAGACCAGGAAGCCGACGTCACCGGGGTGCTCGGCGAGCACGGCGAGGTAGCGCTCGACCCGGGCGCGGTGCCAGTCGGCGACCGCCGTCCGGTACTCCGCGTCGGTCCCGGTGAACTCCTCGCGTCGCTCGCGGGG includes:
- the cobF gene encoding precorrin-6A synthase (deacetylating): MTSSGKRRIKIIGVGPGDPDQVTLEAVAAMRSVDYFLVTDKSGTVKKGMPDPLVRAREELLDRHLSAPARVVKVADAPRERREEFTGTDAEYRTAVADWHRARVERYLAVLAEHPGDVGFLVWGDPAFYDSTIRVVDQIAEQLDVEVDVIPGISSVQLLAARHRLVLHDVGRPLYVTTGRAVLEAVEAGHDNLVVMLNRVVELPGLEDWRIWWGGNLGTREEELVAGTVGEVLPAIEEARARLRDTSGWVMDIYLLRAPRTTR